One window of the Caloenas nicobarica isolate bCalNic1 chromosome 20, bCalNic1.hap1, whole genome shotgun sequence genome contains the following:
- the TMEM121 gene encoding transmembrane protein 121: protein MVLPPPDKRHVCLTTIVIMTSMAFMDAYLVEQNQGPRKIGVCIIVLVGDVCFLIVLRYVAVWVGAEVKTAKRGYAMILWFLYIFVLEIKLYFIFQNYKADKKNLETVARKALTLLLSICVPGLYLVLVALDSMEYIRTFRKKEDLRGRLFWVALDLLDILDIQANLWEPHRTGLPIWAEGLMFFYCYILLLILPCVSLSEISMQGEHIAPQKMMLYPVLSLVTINIVTIFIRAVNMILFQDSRVSTIFIGKNIVAIATKACTFLEYKRQVKEFPQNAIALELQQNSLSHNQTIHSAQGIPHEPSPTSEVLDT from the coding sequence ATGGTGCTGCCGCCGCCCGACAAGCGCCACGTCTGTCTGACCACCATTGTCATCATGACCAGCATGGCCTTCATGGACGCCTACCTGGTGGAGCAGAACCAGGGTCCCCGCAAAATCGGTGTCTGCATCATCGTGCTGGTGGGGGACGTCTGCTTCCTCATCGTGCTGCGCTACGTGGCGGTGTGGGTGGGGGCGGAGGTGAAGACGGCCAAGCGGGGCTACGCCATGATCCTGTGGTTCCTCTACATCTTTGTGCTGGAGATCAAGCTGTATTTCATCTTCCAGAATTACAAAGCGGACAAGAAGAACCTGGAGACGGTGGCCAGGAAAGCCCTGACCCTGCTCCTGTCCATCTGCGTGCCGGGGCTCTACCTGGTGCTGGTGGCCTTGGACAGCATGGAGTACATACGGACCTTTCGGAAGAAAGAGGACTTGCGGGGACGCCTCTTCTGGGTGGCCCTCGACCTGCTGGATATCTTGGACATCCAGGCCAACCTCTGGGAGCCGCACAGGACCGGGCTGCCCATCTGGGCAGAGGGGCTCATGTTCTTCTACTGCTACATTCTCCTCCTGATCCTGCCTTGCGTGTCCCTCAGTGAGATCAGCATGCAAGGGGAGCACATTGCCCCGCAAAAAATGATGCTCTACCCCGTCCTCAGCCTGGTCACCATTAACATCGTCACCATCTTCATCCGGGCCGTCAACATGATCTTGTTCCAGGACAGCAGGGTCTCCACCATCTTTATTGGCAAAAACATCGTCGCAATCGCCACCAAGGCGTGCACCTTCCTCGAGTACAAGAGGCAGGTGAAGGAGTTCCCCCAGAACGCCATCGCCCTGGAGCTCCAGCAGAACTCCCTCTCCCACAACCAGACCATCCACAGCGCACAGGGCATCCCCCACGAGCCGTCGCCCACCAGCGAGGTCCTGGACACCTGA